In the genome of Maniola jurtina chromosome 3, ilManJurt1.1, whole genome shotgun sequence, one region contains:
- the LOC123880867 gene encoding probable serine hydrolase — MAKRLLSPIILKLNHNNTKIRPILEYTQKKKLHTGPPVKEIRIPVKWGHLAAKLWGSEHERPILALHGWQDNAGTWDPYAPMLCDKRPILALDFPGHGFSSWIPEGMQYYPWDLPRLILYLKDYFKWDKVSLLCHSMGSIAGMRFASVFPDDIDFYIAVDSLIYDDYDLNQVVAHYSKMLRKLQALQDLKGEPPCYTMEEIIKIWHLGTTKSVAKESVPYLLNRGAKESSREPNKYYFSRDPRLKHILFSAEDKKLVETMVKRIKCPTLYFKGIDSPYASDEHSVEMRETLAQNNSDFECHFIPSTHHLHLNNPELIEPIILHFLKKHSFLK, encoded by the exons ATGGCAAAGAGATTGCTGTCTCCAATCATTTTAAAGTTAAACCATAACAACACCAAAATAAGACCTATATTGGAATATActcagaaaaaaaaactgcacACTGGG CCACCTGTCAAGGAAATACGAATACCTGTGAAATGGGGTCACTTGGCTGCCAAGTTATGGGGGAGCGAGCACGAGCGGCCCATACTGGCGCTGCACGGTTGGCAGGACAACGCAGGGACCTGGGACCCCTACGCGCCGATGCTGTGCGATAAAAGGCCGATACTAGCTCTCGACTTTCCCGGCCATGGCTTTTCCTCTTGGATACCAGAAG GTATGCAGTATTATCCCTGGGACTTACCGCGATTAATCCTTTATTTGAAGGATTATTTCAAATGGGATAAGGTGTCACTATTGTGTCACTCGATGGGGTCAATTGCTGGCATGCGCTTTGCAAGTGTTTTCCCAGATGATATAGATTTCTACATCGCAGTCGATAGCCTCATTTATGACGATTACGATTTAAATCAAGTTGTAGCACATTATTCGAAAATGTTAAGAAAACTACAAGCTCTACAAGATCTTAAAGGTGAACCGCCGTGTTACACAATggaagaaattattaaaatatggcATTTAGGTACAACTAAATCTGTAGCTAAAGAAAGCGTGCCGTATTTATTAAATCGGGGAGCCAAAGAATCTTCAAGGGAACCAAACAAATACTATTTTTCGAGAGATCCGCGCTTAAAGCATATATTATTCAGTGCCGAAGACAAGAAACTTGTAGAAACTATGGTGAAACGGATAAAATGCCCAACGCTTTATTTTAAAGGAATAGATTCACCATACGCTTCTGATGAACACTCTGTTGAGATGCGCGAAACTCTTGCGCAGAATAATAGCGATTTTGAGTGTCACTTTATACCCTCCACTCACCATttgcatttaaataatcctGAATTAATAGAAcctataatattacattttttaaagaaacatagttttttaaagtaa
- the LOC123880862 gene encoding argininosuccinate lyase — MDERYQLWGGCFEEEPSAVLRRLNDSLSVDVRLFREDIRGSKAWAAELYRSGHLSEDDNKSIQQGLDIVEQEIEQELSINGRLRDPEEDIHSVVERRLREHAGEAALRLHTARSRNDQSATNTKLWMMSSLERVRSEVIHLISVLLKRAQEEINIIAPGYTHLQRAQPIRWSHFLMSYAWMFRDDVCRLEEQINRLSSCPLGSGAIAGCALPIDRKKLAESMGFKQVTPNSMFAVGSRDHIVEFLNWASLCGIHLSRLAEDLIIYSSQEFGIVEHSDQFSTGSSLMPQKRNPDGLELVRGAAGLLLGDSFSFCCILKGLPSTYNKDLQSDKEILFRSYDRLLDCLKVTSGTVSTMKVNGKKAESLLEPGMLATDLAHALVRRAVPFRRAHHLVGSVLRRAAALGVDIRHLPHREYVEICPEFGSEEELRKIFSWEASVEQYTSEGGTAREAVLSQIQQLQNWLLNYKDTCDKMQ, encoded by the exons ATGGAT GAAAGATACCAGCTATGGGGAGGTTGCTTTGAAGAAGAGCCTTCGGCGGTGTTGCGACGTTTAAATGATTCGCTGAGCGTCGACGTGAGGCTTTTTCGCGAAGACATCAGAGGCAGTAAGGCCTGGGCCGCAGAATTATATCGAAGTGGGCATCTTTCAGAAGATGATAATAAATCAATTCAACAAGGGCTCGATATA GTCGAACAAGAAATAGAGCAAGAGCTGTCGATCAATGGGCGTTTAAGGGACCCTGAAGAGGATATTCATTCCGTGGTGGAGAGGAGGCTGCGCGAGCATGCCGGCGAGGCGGCGCTGCGCTTGCACACCGCACGCAGCCGCAACGACCAATCCGCCACCAACACCAAACTCTGGATGATGAGCTCGCTAGAAAGAGTGCGGAGCGAAGTTATTCATCTCATATCT GTTCTGTTGAAACGAGCGCAAGAAGAGATAAACATCATAGCACCGGGGTATACTCACTTACAACGTGCTCAGCCAATTCGATGGAGTCACTTTTTAATGAG TTACGCTTGGATGTTTCGAGATGACGTTTGCAGATTAGAAGAACAAATCAATCGACTTTCATCTTGTCCACTCGGCAGTGGCGCAATTGCCGGTTGCGCTTTGCCTATTGATCGAAAGAAATTGGCTGAAAGTATGGGCTTTAAACAAGTTACGCCAAACTCAATGTTTGCTGTTGGATCTCGAGATCATATTG TTGAATTTCTAAATTGGGCATCGCTATGCGGCATTCATCTCAGTAGACTGGCTGAAGATCTGATAATATATAGCTCACAGGAGTTTGGCATCGTAGAGCACTCAGATCAGTTCTCTACAGGTTCAAGTCTCATGCCTCAGAAAAGAAATCCAGATGGCTTGGAGCTTGTGCGTGGTGCCGCTGGTCTCTTACTAGGCGATTCGTTTTCGTTCTGCTGCATTCTAAAAGGCTTGCCAAGCACTTATAACAAGGACTTGCAGTCCGATAAGGAGATACTTTTTAGATCGTATGATCGACTGCTTGATTGTTTAAAAGTAACGTCTGGGACAGTGTCTACCATGAAG GTGAATGGCAAAAAGGCGGAAAGTTTGTTGGAGCCTGGCATGCTGGCCACCGACCTGGCGCACGCGCTGGTGCGGCGCGCGGTGCCGTTCCGCCGCGCGCACCATCTGGTCGGCTCTGTGCTCCGCCGCGCTGCAGCACTGGGCGTAGACATAAGACACTTGCCGCATCGAGAGTATGTCGAAATATG CCCTGAATTTGGTTCAGAAGAAGAACTGCGAAAGATCTTCTCGTGGGAGGCAAGTGTTGAGCAATACACGAGCGAAGGCGGCACAGCGAGGGAAGCTGTGCTGTCGCAGATACAACAACTTCAAAACTGGCTGCTAAACTACAAGGATACTTGTGACAagatgcaataa
- the LOC123880870 gene encoding tRNA methyltransferase 10 homolog A: protein MENLNNASIEEKINDSNYLNFHYTLFDIKIDPGLKDDDGNELPRPFTKSQMRKWLKKVRWTNSKAEKRAKEKERAKERKREARIANIDLGPNRKALKKMKLEKPKRNIGIIIDLSFENLMIEKDRYKVIKQILRCYSVNRRSESPLQFYVTSFGEKSKIDMSRHNGYENWDIVFQETSYLETFPKEKLFYLSSESDNVIESFEEDTYYIIGGLVDHNQHKGLCHKIAVEQGIRHGQLPLGKYVNMKTRKVLTIDHVFEIVLRVCEGMSWQDALIKVLPLRKGAHICHSASNNSSNVDSSCDSDTH from the exons ATGGAGAACTTAAATAACGCATCGATAGAGGAGAAGAttaatgatagtaattatcttaattttcaTTATACGCTATTCGACATAAAGATTGACCCCGGCTTAAAGGACGACGATGGAAATGAGTTGCCACGACCTTTCACGAAAAGTCAGATGCGAAAATGGTTGAAGAAAGTACGTTGGACAAATAGCAAAGCTGAGAAAAGAGCAAAAGAAAAGGAACGTGCAAAAGAGAGGAAGAGGGAGGCTCGTATAGCCAACATTGATCTAGGCCCGAACAGAAaggctttaaagaaaatgaaattggaGAAACCAAAACGAAATATAGGAATTATAATTGATCTCAGTTTTGAGAATTTGATGATAGAAAAAGACAGGTATAAAGTCATAAAGCAAATTTTAAGATGTTATTCTGTTAATAGGCGTTCAGAATCACCCCTCCAATTTTATGTTACTAGTTTtggagaaaaatctaaaatagatATGTCTAGACATAATGGTTATGAAAATTGGGAT ATAGTCTTTCAAGAAACATCCTATCTAGAAACTTTTCCTAAggaaaaactgttttatttatcaAGTGAATCTGATAATGTAATAGAATCTTTTGAAGAAGACACATACTACATAATTGGAGGATTGGTTGATCATAACCAGCATAAG GGTCTCTGTCATAAGATAGCAGTGGAACAAGGAATTCGACACGGCCAGCTTCCTTTGGGCAAATATGTCAACATGAAAACTAGAAAAGTTTTAACTATTGACCATG TGTTCGAGATTGTCCTGAGGGTTTGTGAGGGAATGTCTTGGCAAGATGCCCTCATAAAAGTTCTACCATTGCGGAAAGGAGCACACATTTGTCATTCTGCAAGTAATAATTCCTCAAATGTTGATAGTTCATGTGACAGTGATACCCATTAA